A segment of the Mercurialis annua linkage group LG4, ddMerAnnu1.2, whole genome shotgun sequence genome:
ATTGGGGAGAGGGAATTTTCCGTGCTTGTGGGAAGAATTCATCCCATGATCTTAACAGAATTCTATCAAGCGCATATACCGAATGATCATTCAGCTTTTCAACTCCAGCAACACTAAACACACTAAAACAAGAATAATCGAACCAATAACTTcttcaagaaattaaagaaattaataaaagggttaattacatataaaatcaccacctttacacgaaaattcaaaaataactcgacttttaaaacgtgtcaatttagcgcaccacctttcatttcttttcaaaaataatatcgGCAATTTTTacggcgtttttgctgacgtggcatgcccattgggtgtccaagtcaacaaaattttacctaaaaatGTGTCCTGGATTGAgacgttttaaaagtcgagttatttttgaaaaatcatgtaaaggtggtgattttatatgtaattaacccttaataaaATGAGCATTTTTAGAGAGAAGCATAAAAGAAAGTATGggagttaaaaataaataaattaaacaatgCCTCAAGAACTTGGATAAATTGTTCTGCAGCTGTACAACATGTTTGATAAAAGAACAAACAGATGAAGTATTACCCCATTAGGGATTACTATTTCACAAGTTGTGCTTCCAAGCTTAGAATCTTACCCTCCGTCGATTTCGAAGCAAGAGCACTGACTAGGATGATATGTTTGAGTTGCGGATCATTTTGCAGTTTTCGAGTGCTTGATGAGCCAATCTATAACGACGTCTATATTAATCGAGTCCTTGCATGAGATCATATAGCAGCACACTTCTCTATCTGTAATTGATTCAAGGCCTctgaaaaaattccaaaacaaAACTTAAATAACTGCTGCAATTACTTACGACTAATGAAAACAAATTTCTCCGAGCATTTTTAAACATACAGCTGATCCACCAAAGCTTGCTTAGTAAGAGCTTCAGATTTGTCTATTTTGTTTCCAAGAACAAGCAACGGAATTCCAGTTAAGGAAGGTTTTACTACGAGGTCATGTAATTCACTTCGTGCAATGGGAACACCGTCTCTATCAGCAGCATCAACTACATATCTGTGCATCAATCAAAAATATACGTAGACTAGGAAGTCAATGTGAGACCCTGTCCTTGCATAAAggatatttgtttattattaaacAGGAGAGCATgtcaataaacaaaaaaatgcaaaaaaatatttagaattaAATCGGTTAAGATTTTATTACAGAATTGCAGAGACGCCACGACAGTAGCGTTCCCACATGGTACGGAATCTCCGTTGACCTCCAAGATCCCAGAGCTTTATGGTCACGTTGCCTTTCGTGACTTTCCTCATGTTGAACCCAACCTGATATCCATCATGTAAGAGTTTATTACATTATAAACATGTTATAAATATGATATAGTGCTTTTGTATGGATTTTGTACAGGGAAAAGATACCTACAGTTGGAATCATGTCCTCACTGTACCCTCCAGTCTGGAAAATTAGATGAAAAGATGTCAAGagaaaaccatttataaatACCAGAAAATAGTATTgcttaaatgcaaaaaaaattattaactataATCTGTTTTGTAATTTCCATTACAATTAGAaacacaaatttttattttttttacaatctgAATCACTGTTTAAAATTCAATCAATTGGTAGTGATTTCGAACGCCAGAACCCATTGCTCGAACAATCCAATGGTAAGATGGGTCAAATAGTCCACATCAGCGCCGATtcattaaattttcaattagtgATTCGAAGTgcacaaaaataaaagttcgtgTTTCAATTTGTAGAAATTAAAACTTCGTGTTGGATCTGCAAAACACGCTTGCAATTAACCCAAAAGAATACAAAGGTGGATGGTATATATTTACTTACAGCAACTGCATTAACAAGAGATGTCTTTCCTGCATTCTGAAGGCCTACAAGGGATAGCTCCATTTCTTGTTTGAAgaataaactgaaaacaaacaGAAATCAATGCACAGCTGGACTAATCTTATCGGGATCTTACGGTACGCAATGACGTAAGAAACACAAATGAAAGCAATTGCAGCTAAAAAAATCCTTTGCCTAAGAAACTCATACAAGATATATAGTCATAGGCTCATAGCTAGCTTCACAAATAAAAATTGCTTTTGTTTGATGCACTGTGAAAATTTCTTCTCTCTGCAGCGCATTTCTGCTTAAAAAGTATGGGTCAAAACACTTGAATATGCATGTGCATGAATTTTTAATCACGACGCTGGTGTCTTTAAAATACTCAACACCATTCTAAATGAATATGAAGTGTGAACCAACAGCTAAAAAATTctcatataaaagttaaaatcaTTGCATGTCTAATTTATAAGTTGCTAAAATTAGTAGATCAAGTAAACCAAAATTCACCACATATTATCACAGATATGGATATCTCAACAATGAAAATACTGGCAACATTGACAATGTAACAGATACAGCGGCCATTAATTTCCACGACAACCAAGAAGACAAAAAGAATTTAGATCGGCATGAAAAACAGATCAATGTTAAACATGAATGTCCACACCCGGCATTAAGAATAAGCACAAAGAAAATGAGCACGAGGAAGTTTATATAGTTTGCCAAATGACCATCATTTATGGAGTCATTTGCATATTCACTGTGAAACTGAAGAAATAAGAAGGCCAATA
Coding sequences within it:
- the LOC126678208 gene encoding ADP-ribosylation factor-like protein 8c isoform X2, whose product is MELSLVGLQNAGKTSLVNAVATGGYSEDMIPTVGFNMRKVTKGNVTIKLWDLGGQRRFRTMWERYCRGVSAILYVVDAADRDGVPIARSELHDLVVKPSLTGIPLLVLGNKIDKSEALTKQALVDQLGLESITDREVCCYMISCKDSINIDVVIDWLIKHSKTAK
- the LOC126678208 gene encoding ADP-ribosylation factor-like protein 8c isoform X1, translating into MGFFDSILNWLRSLFFKQEMELSLVGLQNAGKTSLVNAVATGGYSEDMIPTVGFNMRKVTKGNVTIKLWDLGGQRRFRTMWERYCRGVSAILYVVDAADRDGVPIARSELHDLVVKPSLTGIPLLVLGNKIDKSEALTKQALVDQLGLESITDREVCCYMISCKDSINIDVVIDWLIKHSKTAK